From the genome of Cryomorphaceae bacterium:
GACAATAAATACGGATGCCAGGAATCATTGGTAGATGCCATTCGCCGCGCTACCGATCTGATGCTTGCCGGCAAGACAGCCGTAGTTGCCGGATACGGAGATGTAGGAAAAGGCTCGGCTGCTTCCTTGCGCAACGCTGGCGTGCGCGTAACAGTATCGGAAATTGATCCGATTTGTGCGCTTCAGGCAAGCATGGACGGCTATGCCGTGCGTAAAATGGTGAATGCTGTAAAGGAGGCCGACATCGTGGTGACGGCCACCGGAAACAAGGATATCATCCGCGAAGAGCACTTCCGGGCGATGAAACCAAACGCTTTGCTTTGCAATATTGGCCACTTTGATAACGAAATTGACATGAAGTGGCTCAATGAAAACTACGGTTCAAGCAAGGATGAAATTAAGCCACAGGTTGATAAGTACACCATCGACGGCAAAGACATTATAGTACTGGCCGAGGGTCGCCTGGTGAACCTGGGTTGTGCTACAGGTCACCCTTCCTTTGTTATGTCAAATTCATTTACCAATCAAACGCTGGCACAAATCGAGCTGTGGAACAATGCGGGCGATTACAAAAACGAAGTGTACGTGCTTCCCAAGCACCTCGACGAAAAGGTAGCCCGTTTGCACCTCGCGAAACTCGGTGTGGAACTCGAAACCCTCTCGCCCGAGCAGGCCGATTACATTGGTGTGCCTGTTGAAGGCCCATACAAAAGTGATAGCTACAGGTACTAGCAGTGCCACACTAACAGACAAAAAAACCGGCCTGAATGAAGCCGGTTTTTTTTTTGGAGTCTTTTAGATCTATATCTGGGCGGAGGCCAGCATGTGGGAATGCTGCACTAAAGGCAATTATCACAAAGTCCTCAGCCATAAATGTAGCTGCATGGTTGCCATCGAGTGTCCCTAAAATCACCCGCTGATCTTGACTGAAGGAGCCAATCTTACGCTGCCTGGCAGAATCAGATTTCTTGCATCCAATAGGGAGCACCAGGAGTTAACCCATGCTGAGCTTAACAATCCGTTTGATTTATCTCATTGCATTACTGTTTAATGGATTAGTTTGTAAGAGCAATGAAAAAAATGAGAACGCAAAATAAATTTCAATAAATTAACAAGGGAAAGAGATTGCAGGTATTCTGCAAGTGCACAGTTTAGGTGATCGTTATCAATTGAAAACCCTGAGCTGGTTGGTTACACCGTTATATCCGGTGCGGTAGCGGGCCAGTACGGCGGGTGCTTCTCCTGAGATGGGTGTGCCGTCGTAAATAGAGAACACTGAGCTGCAGCACTCGCAGTTAGCGGTGATGGCGGTTTCCTCATCTATGGTAATGCGGCAAAATTCATCTACCTGATAGGTGCAATGCCGGTCAAAGGCTACAAATTCGTCCATGTTACGGCGATAAATGATAATGCCCATTGAACCACCGGATATATGAATGGAGCCACCGGGTGCGGCAAGGGGAGCAAACTCCGGCAAGTCAAGAAAAAGCGTGACATCCACAAAAACCAGGGGAACGATGCTGTTCTGATTGCGGCAGGAGTGGCTACTTGCGATAAGTACCAGCACAAAAACGATTCGGGTAAAATGTCTTAACATTGTAGGTGCGTTAGCAGAAAGTTGTTTCTAAAACGAGGAAAGGATGGCAAAGTTGTTCAATTTTTTGTTGCTGTTATTGATTTTTTCGATGCCGCTTTCAGCGTTTGCCCAGAAGCAGAAGTCGGTAAAAAAGATGCAACAGGAACATTTTGACCGGCAAGAGGAGCAAAAGAAAAAGGCCGCAGAGGCAGAAAAAAAGGCCCTCGAGCGCCATCAGGAGATTCAGACGAAAAAGACAAGAAAGCGCATGAAGCAGTCCGAAAAACGCTCAAAACGGCTCCGGGACAACCGAAAAGAGCCGTTCCTCAAAAGATGGTTCACCAAGAAGAGGCGTTAGACATGTAAAAGAATGCTGAATTCTGGTTGTAATTTCTTTTTGCCCCGGCTGCTAATGGTCTATCTTTGAGAAAAGACAGGAGTTGAGACTTGTCTTAGAAATACTCGAAACGAAGAAAATTGACGCGTTAAAATGGATATGAGCCAAAATAACATTTTGTTAATCCGAATGATTTTTCTCTATCTTAGCGCCTCATTGTTGCGAACAAGGATACTTAATCAAAATCTACATCTATGATCAGAAATTTATGTCTGATAGTTTTCGGTCTTTTCATAACTCAAGTGGCTGTATCTCAGATCGGTACTGGTGAGATTCGTGGTAAGATTACCGACAAGGAGACAGGCGAAGCGCTACCATTTGTTAGTGTGGTAGTTTTGCGCGGAGATGCGCAGGTGAGCGGTGCAACCACGGATATAAATGGTGTTTATAGCATCAAACCGCTTACGCCGGGGCAGTATGATCTGGCTGTGAGTTTTGTTGGATACAAGCCTGTAAAGGTTACCGGCGTGATTGTAAACGCCGGTCGTTTCATTGAAAAACGAGTTCAACTCGAATCCACCGCCATTGATATAACCGAATTTGAGGTGATAGAATATACGGTACCACTTATCGACAAGGATGCGGGTTCAACCAAGCAGGTAATTACCCGTGAGGAGATCGCTCAGATGGCTCCTCGTTCGGCGGTGGAAATTGCGGCTACCACTGGAGGGGTCCAAACCTCTGCTGACGGACAGATCAGCGTGCGTGGTGCGCGTGAAGAAAACACCTGGTACTACATAGATGGTGTAAAAGTTCGCGGAACTACCCGTCTGCCCAAGGCAGCCATCCAGGAAGTATCGGTGATGACAGGAGGTATTCCGGCCAATTTTGGTGACGTAACCGGAGGGGTGATCTCCGTAACCACCCGTGGTGCAACCAATACTTGGTTTGGTAGTGTGGACGTGCTTTCTTCGGGTATCCGCGCAGGTGGTCAAAACATCGGACTCGATCCTTATGCAGCTAACCAGGTTGAAGGAGTTGTGTCAGGTCCATTGCTGTTCAGAAAAGACAGTCTCGGTAACCGCGATCGCTCCATCGTGGGCTTCTTCCTCTCAGGGAACTACCAAAATACCCAGGATACAAGACCTTCAATAGTAGGTAATGCATACCTTACCGATGAGGCGCGCCAAAGGCTGGTTGATGATCCGATGAGGTTTTCATTTACGGACGAATCGGTTGGAGCCGAAGAGGGGATAATGATTATTGATGGGACTCCTACTCCTGGAACACAGTTCGTAAACCCCGGTACACTTGGTATCTACAACTCCTTTTTCCTTCGTCCGGATGATTGGGTGATTGATGATTCAAGAAGAAATTCGAGCATTCAGGGTATTAACCTGAGTGGCCGTTTGGACTTTGCTACATCCAAGCTGGTGGACATTGCCATCGGAGGTCGTTTTGATTTTACCGATAACAACCTATACAACTTCAACGGATCTCTTGCCAACTACCAGAATAATGGTGTTCAACAATCTCTTTCTTATACCGTTTGGGGGCGCTATACTCAGCGATTTAAAACGTCCGATGACTCTGGCATCAAGAACGCGTTTTACTCGATTCAGGCAGACTACATACAGCGTGATATCAGCTCGTTTGACAGGAATCACCGCGACAATGTGTTCAATTACGGTTATGTAGGTCGCTTCGAGGAAACCCGTGTTCCCAACTACAGTTTCACCGATACACTGGCCAATGGGGTTTTTGTGCACGATGGCTTTCGTCCTATTGGAGTAGAATATCAGGCAAGTGATGTAAACGGCGACCTTGCCGCTGTAACCAGTTCGCTTTTCGATTTTTATCAGGCAAATGGATTGAACCCAAATAGTTTGAGTGAAATTCGCGCAGCCAATGGACTGCTGAATGGAGATCCTGTGCCCAGTATCTACGGTATCTGGAACGGTATTGGTGCTCCGTTTAACAACTACTCTTTCTTCAATCAAAGCCAGTTTCGTGTAATGGCGAATGGATCGGTGGATATTGGCGGTCACGCCATATCCCTGGGCGCAGAATTTGAGCAGCTCACAGAGCGCGGTTACAACCTTGCTCCCGGAGCACTCTGGACCATTGGGCGTCAGCGAACCAACTTCCACATTGATGAGATTGATTACGACAACCTGATCTCTCAAGAGCAGGTTCAGGGTCAATGGTACTATACATATGGTCGTCAGATTGGAAGCGACCAGTCGTTTTTTGACGCCAACCTCCGCGAAATGCTCGGCTTGCCCATGAACGGCTCTGACTTCATCAATCTGGATGCAATCGACCCTTCAATGCTGAGCCTCGATATGTTCAGCGCAGATGAGCTTTTCAACCAGGGGCAGTCGCTTGTGAACTACTGGGGATATGACCACACAGGAAAAATTCAACGTGGGCGACCCAGCTTTGACGACTTCTTCAACAAGCGCGACGAATTCGGAAACTTTACCCGGGAGGTAGGAGCTTTTCAGCCAATCTATGCTGCGGGTTATATCATGGACAAGTTTGCCTTCGATGACATCGTGTTTAACGTGGGTGTGCGAATAGACCGTTTTGACGCCAATCAGTTTGTACTGAAAGACGAGTACATTGTTGGTGAGCACTACACCGTAGGCAACAACCCTTTGTTTTCCGACCACCCGTCAAACATTGGTGAGAACTACGCAATTTATGTAGATCGCTTCGACAATCCTACCGAGGTTATCGGTTACCGTAACGGAGATTTCTGGTACAACTCTCAAGGGGTATTGATCAACGATCCGGGTGTACTTCGAACTACTACGGGAATCACACCTTTCCTTGTGAACCCCGATGAAACCGGAGAGAACCTGAGCAGCCGCGCATTTGAGCGTTACACGCCCCAGGTAAATGTGATGCCTCGTATCTCTTTCTCGTTCCCTATCTCTGACGAAGCAACTTTCTTTGCACACTACGACATTCTCACGCAGCGTCCCATCGGGCAAAACCGTTTGAACCCTATTGACTACCTGTTTATTGAGAACAGAACGCAGAACATTATTACCAACCCCAACCTGCGACCAACCTCTACCATTGACTACGAGTTGGGTTTCCAGCAGGTATTGACCAAATCGTCAGCGTTGAAAATTTCGGCCTTCTACCGTGAAGTGCGAAACGAGATCAACATCCGTGCACTTGTAGAGGCTTACCCACAGCAGTACCTCAGCTACTCTAACATTGACTTCGGTACCATTAAAGGTCTCACGCTTACGTATGACCTGCGCCGTACCGGAAATCTTTCAATCCGCGCCAACTACACCCTGCAATTTGCTTCTGCCACAGGTTCTAACGCCAACTCCGGTATCAACCTCGCCAACTCCGGAGAACCTGCGTTGCGCGTAATCAACCCAACCGACCGCGACCAGCGCCATGTGTTCATTCTGGCTGCTGACTACCGCTATAAGCGAGGAAAAGATTACAACGGTCCTGTGATTGGTGGTAACCAGATTCTGGCCGATGCCGGTGTGAACATTGTAGCAAATCTCGGTACAGGTACGCCTTACAGCCAGCAGCAGGCAGCCAATGGTGCGGCCGGTATCGGAAGCCTCGGTGGAGCAACCAGTCTTCGTGGCCAGATTAATGGGTCTCGCATGCCATCGCAGTTCACCATTAATGCGCAGTTCGATAAGAGCTTTAACCTTACCTTGAAGAAGGGCGAAGAAGGAGAGCGTGACCGCACGGCCAACCTAAACGTTTATCTGCTGATTAACAACCTTCTCAATACACAAAACATCATCGGAGTTTACCGCTTTACCGGTAACCCCGACGACGACGGATTCCTGACTGCAGCTCAATTCCAGCCGCAGATTATGGATGTAGAAGATGAAACAAGTTTCCGCGAGCTGTACTCTTTGAAAGCCAATACTCCCTTTCACTGGGGATTGGCCCGAACCATCCAGCTCGGAGTTCGATTTGACTTTTAATTATGCAATCAAGTACCACAACCATGATAAGAACAGTAAGACTATTTTCAGCTTTTGTTTGTACAGCACTGGTTTGCACCGTGGCCTCAGCAAAAGGGCCTGATAATGCTAAGAACAACGCTGGGAAGAGTGATGGAGGATCCAAAGCAGCCGGCTGTGCCCCTGCAGTAAGGATTACAGAGATGGCTTTCAATAACGTGCGAACGTTGATTGAGGTACCCGGCTTTAAGTGGATGGACCGTCCGCGGGGGCAGGCAGCCTATTTTGTGCCTCGACCACCCGACGATGAGCGCGGGCCATCATCCATCTTTGCAGGAGCACTGTGGATGGGAGGTGTAGACCCTGCCGGTAACCTCAAACTCGCCGGAATGCAGTTCCGTCAGCGCGGTAACGACTACTGGGGAGGTCCCCTAACCACCGACGGTTCGGCAAGTATTATCCCGAGCGAATGTGCCAGGTACGACCGGCACTTCTACATCACCCGCGAAATGGTTGAGTTGCACCGGCTCTATTTTCAGCGTGTGGCTTTTGATGCGGAAAATGGTACCAGCACGGTACTTGACCCCCCTTTCGATGAGCAGCCTTACTCTATTCCTGAAGAGATTATGACATGGCCGGCACATGGTGACGTAGGACTCGGACAGGACTTTTACCTCGCCCCATTTGAAGACAACCCATTTGGTGGAG
Proteins encoded in this window:
- a CDS encoding adenosylhomocysteinase, with translation MNNTETQKLPYKVKDIALAEWGRKEIKLAEIEMPGLMALREEFGASQPLKGARIAGCLHMTIQTAVLIETLVALGAKVQWSSCNIFSTQDHAAAAIAATGVPVYAWKGMTEEEYDWCIMQTLFFGPDNSEPLNMILDDGGDLTNIVLDKFPELAAGIRGISEETTTGVHRLYERQIKGTLPMPAINVNDSVTKSKFDNKYGCQESLVDAIRRATDLMLAGKTAVVAGYGDVGKGSAASLRNAGVRVTVSEIDPICALQASMDGYAVRKMVNAVKEADIVVTATGNKDIIREEHFRAMKPNALLCNIGHFDNEIDMKWLNENYGSSKDEIKPQVDKYTIDGKDIIVLAEGRLVNLGCATGHPSFVMSNSFTNQTLAQIELWNNAGDYKNEVYVLPKHLDEKVARLHLAKLGVELETLSPEQADYIGVPVEGPYKSDSYRY